The following proteins come from a genomic window of Natronosalvus vescus:
- a CDS encoding Gfo/Idh/MocA family protein has protein sequence MTADRSTVKTGIVGCGNIGQHHAERLSQLGVPIVGGMDVSEAARRRFAERYDAESYADHHELYDAVDAVVITTPNAFHEEYAVDAFERNRHVLLEKTLAHTLESAERIAAAAAKSHGVSMVGFNNRFRNGVRLIADRIARGELGEVMHVEANYVRRRGVPGRGSWFTSKNVAGGGSLIDIGVHVIDLSMYLLEYPTVETVSGVTRSEFGGREEYAYLEMWGEDAGPDGFDVDDSASAFIRCDGNRTISLEVAWATNRPPTYEIVVRGTEAAAVFDLHDHEVTIHSARSTGTDHFVDTTLSPGENDGHVDEQRAFFDAIESGNEIDVGASVEDALTVQRIVDGIYRSSERGEAVELRSSGRAEPVGLDSGERG, from the coding sequence ATGACGGCCGATCGATCGACCGTCAAAACCGGCATCGTCGGCTGTGGGAACATCGGCCAGCATCACGCCGAACGTCTGTCACAGCTCGGCGTCCCCATCGTCGGCGGGATGGACGTCTCTGAAGCCGCTCGGAGACGGTTCGCCGAGCGCTACGACGCGGAGAGCTACGCCGACCACCACGAGCTGTACGACGCCGTGGACGCGGTCGTCATCACGACGCCGAACGCGTTCCACGAAGAGTACGCCGTCGATGCGTTCGAGCGCAACCGCCACGTCCTGCTCGAGAAAACGCTGGCACACACCCTCGAGAGCGCCGAGCGGATCGCGGCCGCCGCGGCGAAGAGTCATGGTGTATCGATGGTCGGGTTCAACAACCGGTTTCGAAACGGGGTTCGATTGATCGCCGACCGAATCGCCCGGGGAGAGCTGGGAGAGGTGATGCACGTAGAGGCCAACTACGTCCGCCGGCGCGGCGTCCCTGGTCGTGGCTCGTGGTTTACCAGCAAGAACGTCGCTGGCGGTGGGTCGCTCATCGACATCGGCGTGCACGTGATCGACCTGTCGATGTACCTGCTCGAGTATCCCACGGTCGAGACCGTCTCCGGCGTCACTCGAAGCGAGTTCGGGGGCCGCGAGGAGTACGCCTACCTCGAGATGTGGGGCGAGGATGCCGGCCCGGATGGGTTCGACGTCGACGATTCCGCGAGTGCATTTATTCGCTGTGACGGCAACAGAACGATCTCCCTGGAGGTCGCGTGGGCGACGAACCGCCCGCCGACGTACGAAATCGTCGTCCGGGGCACGGAGGCCGCCGCCGTCTTCGACCTGCACGACCACGAGGTCACGATCCACTCCGCGAGGTCGACGGGTACCGACCACTTCGTGGATACGACGCTTTCGCCGGGGGAGAACGACGGCCACGTCGACGAGCAACGGGCGTTTTTCGACGCCATCGAGTCCGGAAACGAGATCGACGTCGGTGCGAGCGTCGAGGACGCACTGACCGTCCAGCGTATCGTCGACGGAATCTACCGCTCGAGCGAGCGCGGGGAGGCAGTCGAATTGCGGTCCAGCGGACGCGCGGAACCGGTTGGTCTGGATTCGGGCGAACGTGGATAA
- a CDS encoding biotin--[acetyl-CoA-carboxylase] ligase codes for MNETRRAVLEQLAAGPVSGPALADDLEISRAAVWKHVEALRDAGFEIESTGSGYRLDADADTIDAYSGPAIEYGLEAPFSVEFHETIGSTNDRARELAAAGESDVVVVADEQTGARGRLERAWDSPSGGVWMSVVCRPSIPPARAPLYTLAGAVAVTQTAREAGVDAAIKWPNDVIVPVGDDGAYHKLAGILTEMEGETDRIEWLVMGIGLNANLSRESLPEGATSVRAEVGDVDRRIFVQRVLEAFDEYRSDLEAVVPAWRDLAATPGQRVRVEVADTTIVGRAIDVTDRGALRVETDDGERTVTAGDCEHLRPA; via the coding sequence ATGAACGAGACCCGACGGGCGGTTCTCGAGCAACTGGCGGCCGGCCCCGTCTCCGGCCCGGCGCTGGCGGACGACCTCGAGATTTCCCGTGCGGCCGTCTGGAAACACGTCGAAGCGCTACGCGACGCCGGCTTCGAGATCGAAAGCACCGGTTCCGGATACCGCCTCGATGCCGACGCGGACACGATCGACGCCTACTCCGGGCCGGCGATCGAGTACGGGCTCGAGGCCCCCTTTTCGGTCGAGTTCCACGAGACGATCGGGAGCACGAACGATCGAGCGCGCGAACTGGCCGCCGCCGGGGAATCGGACGTAGTCGTCGTCGCAGACGAACAGACCGGCGCACGGGGTCGCCTCGAGCGTGCCTGGGATTCGCCCTCGGGCGGCGTCTGGATGAGCGTCGTCTGTCGCCCCTCGATACCGCCGGCTCGAGCCCCACTGTACACGCTGGCCGGAGCCGTCGCGGTGACGCAGACGGCCCGGGAGGCGGGCGTCGACGCGGCGATCAAGTGGCCGAATGACGTGATCGTTCCCGTCGGCGACGACGGCGCGTACCACAAACTCGCTGGAATTTTGACGGAGATGGAAGGTGAAACCGACCGAATCGAGTGGCTCGTCATGGGAATCGGCCTCAATGCGAACCTCTCGAGGGAATCGCTGCCCGAAGGGGCGACCAGCGTTCGGGCGGAAGTTGGCGACGTCGACCGTCGGATCTTCGTACAGCGAGTGCTCGAGGCGTTCGACGAGTATCGATCCGACCTCGAGGCGGTCGTTCCGGCCTGGCGTGACCTGGCGGCGACACCAGGCCAGCGCGTCCGGGTTGAAGTCGCGGACACGACGATCGTCGGTCGGGCTATCGACGTCACCGATCGGGGTGCCCTCCGCGTGGAAACTGACGACGGTGAGCGTACCGTGACGGCTGGCGACTGTGAGCACTTGCGGCCGGCGTGA
- a CDS encoding universal stress protein, translating to MYDCILVPTDGSVEGERAVEYAIDLAELHGATIRAIYVVNAANYGGLPMETAWDGISDALREEGQAAVDRVVELAPDDITVETQVLEGSPSRVIVSQAQPGNCDLVVMGTHGRGGIDRLLLGSVTERVVRRAGVPVLTVRVDESLDDDADSVQNAQATVE from the coding sequence ATGTACGACTGTATCCTCGTTCCCACCGACGGCTCGGTGGAGGGCGAGCGCGCGGTCGAGTACGCAATCGACCTCGCAGAGCTACACGGCGCTACGATCCGGGCGATCTACGTCGTCAACGCGGCAAACTATGGTGGGTTGCCGATGGAAACGGCCTGGGACGGGATCAGCGATGCGCTGCGTGAGGAAGGGCAGGCAGCGGTCGACCGGGTGGTCGAACTCGCACCAGACGACATCACCGTCGAAACGCAGGTGCTCGAAGGATCACCGAGCCGAGTGATCGTCTCGCAGGCCCAACCGGGCAACTGCGATCTCGTGGTCATGGGCACGCATGGACGCGGGGGCATCGACCGACTCCTCCTCGGAAGCGTCACCGAACGGGTCGTCAGGCGAGCCGGCGTCCCGGTGTTGACCGTCCGCGTCGACGAATCGCTCGATGACGACGCCGATTCCGTCCAGAACGCACAGGCGACCGTCGAGTAA
- a CDS encoding PhzF family phenazine biosynthesis protein: METRRVLQVDAFTDEPLTGNAAGVVPDGAGLSAEQMQAIAREVAVSETAFLSPSGSDEADRRIRYFTPTQEVDLCGHATIASFGHLHEEGIVETGTSRLETNVGVLEIEVESDGTVWMTQDVPTIREVDLGYGEVADALGVDRAALEGASADLPLAVSSTGLPFLVVPITYLSDVGSAEPNMTAIESLTDGIDATGIYLFTFDALEADSTLHGRMFAPGAGVPEDPVTGTASGAVGAYLDRFDAFDPLPEELGLEQGHYVDRPGSVRVRVRDSVVQVGGRAVTALDGSIVVPDAADDDILEA; this comes from the coding sequence ATGGAGACGAGACGGGTACTGCAGGTCGACGCGTTCACCGACGAGCCACTGACCGGCAACGCCGCCGGCGTCGTTCCCGACGGGGCGGGACTGTCAGCAGAGCAGATGCAAGCAATCGCACGCGAGGTCGCCGTCAGCGAAACCGCGTTTCTCAGCCCCAGTGGGTCCGACGAAGCCGACCGACGGATTCGCTACTTCACGCCGACCCAGGAGGTCGACCTCTGTGGGCACGCGACGATCGCCTCCTTCGGGCACCTTCACGAGGAAGGCATCGTCGAGACCGGCACCTCACGGCTCGAGACGAACGTCGGCGTCCTCGAGATCGAGGTCGAATCCGACGGCACCGTCTGGATGACCCAGGACGTACCGACGATTCGGGAAGTCGACCTGGGTTACGGCGAGGTCGCGGACGCGCTTGGGGTCGATCGGGCCGCACTCGAGGGGGCATCAGCTGACCTTCCGCTGGCGGTATCCTCGACTGGTCTCCCCTTCCTCGTCGTCCCAATTACCTACCTCTCGGACGTCGGCTCCGCGGAACCGAACATGACGGCAATCGAGTCGCTGACCGACGGGATCGACGCCACCGGCATCTATCTGTTTACGTTCGACGCCCTCGAGGCCGACTCGACGCTACACGGCCGGATGTTCGCCCCCGGCGCTGGGGTACCCGAAGATCCAGTCACCGGGACGGCGAGCGGGGCAGTCGGTGCCTACCTCGACCGATTCGACGCGTTCGATCCGCTCCCGGAGGAACTCGGACTCGAGCAAGGGCACTACGTCGACCGGCCGGGATCCGTTCGTGTTCGTGTTCGTGACTCGGTGGTGCAGGTCGGCGGTCGTGCAGTGACGGCACTCGACGGATCGATCGTCGTCCCAGACGCTGCGGACGACGACATTCTCGAGGCGTAA
- the mfnA gene encoding tyrosine decarboxylase MfnA: MRAKPQSFDRVLSSMCTEPHPDAREAALQFLATNPGDPGTYPTVAALEDDAITALGEITGLEEPAGYIASGGTEANIQAVRIARERVNTPTPNVVLPESGHFSFRKAADLLGIELRIVPTDENHRVDIDAVSESIDEDTALVVGVAGTTEYGRVDPIPELARIAHDAGALCHVDAAWGGFVLPFTDYQWNFSHARIDTMTIDPHKMGQAAVPAGGLLVREAALLDELAVDTPYLETTAQATLTGTRSGAGVASTVAAFEALWPDGYAAQYERSQANADWLAATLEGLGYDVVEPTLPLVAAAVPTGTFDALRSKGWRISRTGNGELRVVCMPHVTRSMLESFVDDLAAPTVRERSSAPL; this comes from the coding sequence ATGCGAGCGAAGCCCCAGTCGTTCGATCGGGTGCTCTCGTCGATGTGTACGGAGCCCCATCCGGACGCCCGCGAGGCAGCCCTCCAGTTTCTCGCGACGAACCCGGGCGACCCAGGGACGTATCCGACGGTGGCGGCCCTCGAGGACGATGCCATTACGGCCCTCGGCGAGATTACCGGCCTCGAGGAACCTGCCGGCTACATCGCGAGCGGCGGTACCGAAGCGAACATCCAGGCCGTTCGTATCGCCCGCGAACGCGTGAACACCCCCACCCCGAACGTCGTTCTGCCTGAATCGGGTCACTTCAGCTTTCGAAAGGCCGCAGACCTGCTCGGGATCGAGCTCCGAATCGTGCCGACCGACGAGAATCATCGCGTCGACATCGATGCTGTCTCCGAGAGCATCGACGAGGACACGGCACTGGTCGTCGGCGTGGCAGGGACGACGGAGTACGGGCGGGTCGATCCGATTCCCGAACTGGCGAGGATCGCTCACGACGCTGGTGCGCTGTGTCACGTCGACGCCGCCTGGGGTGGCTTCGTGCTCCCGTTTACGGACTATCAGTGGAACTTCTCACACGCTCGGATCGACACGATGACCATCGACCCACACAAGATGGGACAGGCGGCCGTCCCCGCCGGCGGGTTGCTCGTCCGCGAGGCGGCGCTGCTCGACGAGCTCGCAGTCGACACCCCCTATCTCGAGACGACCGCCCAGGCCACGCTCACCGGAACCCGATCCGGCGCAGGGGTCGCGAGTACCGTCGCCGCGTTCGAGGCGCTGTGGCCGGACGGCTACGCGGCCCAGTACGAGCGATCACAGGCGAACGCCGACTGGCTCGCGGCCACACTCGAGGGCCTGGGCTACGACGTCGTCGAACCGACGCTCCCACTCGTGGCCGCCGCCGTGCCGACCGGGACGTTCGACGCACTCCGGTCGAAAGGGTGGCGCATCTCACGGACGGGTAACGGTGAACTTCGAGTGGTCTGTATGCCCCACGTCACCCGATCGATGCTCGAGTCGTTCGTCGACGACCTGGCGGCGCCCACCGTGCGCGAGCGCTCCTCCGCGCCGTTGTAG
- the thiE gene encoding thiamine phosphate synthase, whose protein sequence is MAVDPSEWRTYLVTQESISTGRSTLEIVEAALEGGIDVVQLREKEMSAHDRYELGRTLRDRTRAAGVPLIVNDRVDLALAIDADGVHVGQSDLPVPVARELLGSDRIVGCSASTVAEARRTEADGADYLGVGAVYGTSSKDVDPDEDGIGPQRIATITDAVSIPVVGIGGITAENARAVREAGAAGVAVISEITTADDPKTATERLRRACQL, encoded by the coding sequence ATGGCTGTCGATCCATCCGAATGGCGAACCTACCTCGTCACCCAGGAGTCGATCTCCACCGGTCGGTCGACCCTCGAGATCGTCGAAGCAGCGCTTGAGGGCGGTATCGACGTGGTACAGCTTCGAGAAAAGGAGATGTCGGCACACGATCGGTACGAACTCGGGCGGACGCTTCGAGACCGGACGAGAGCGGCCGGGGTGCCGCTGATCGTCAACGACCGGGTTGACCTGGCACTGGCGATCGACGCCGACGGCGTCCACGTCGGGCAGTCGGATCTCCCGGTACCCGTTGCCCGTGAGCTTCTGGGATCCGATCGGATCGTGGGCTGCTCGGCGTCGACGGTGGCGGAAGCGAGACGGACCGAAGCCGACGGCGCGGATTACCTGGGTGTCGGCGCAGTGTACGGCACGTCGTCGAAGGACGTCGACCCCGACGAGGACGGGATCGGGCCCCAGCGAATCGCGACGATCACCGACGCCGTCTCGATTCCCGTCGTCGGAATCGGCGGCATCACCGCCGAAAACGCTCGAGCCGTGCGCGAAGCCGGGGCGGCTGGTGTCGCAGTGATCAGTGAGATTACGACGGCGGACGATCCGAAAACGGCGACCGAACGGTTGAGGAGGGCCTGCCAACTATAA
- a CDS encoding 1,4-dihydroxy-2-naphthoate polyprenyltransferase, producing MSTAEVSRTKAWVMAARPQTLPAAAAPILVGTGLAVHEGVFAPLPALMAFIGAALIQIGTNFANDYYDAKKGADTDDRDGFTRVTQSGLIDASQVKLATIVTFALAILSGTYLVYIGGLPILVIGLVSVACGWAYTGGPYPLGYHGLGDLFVFVFFGVVAVVGTFYVQAVAHLEPLTLTIPAGTLPREAFIASLPVSGLSTAILVVNNIRDRETDAATGKRTLAVRLGYRWSRLEYVALLALAYLTPLWFWLGEGFNPTVLLPLVTLPYAALVARTVCTRTDGAALNPALEQTGKLLAGYSLLFAIGVVI from the coding sequence ATGAGTACGGCTGAGGTCTCACGAACGAAAGCCTGGGTGATGGCCGCTCGGCCCCAGACGCTGCCTGCAGCCGCCGCTCCGATTCTCGTCGGGACGGGGCTGGCGGTTCACGAAGGGGTGTTCGCCCCGCTCCCCGCGCTCATGGCGTTTATCGGTGCAGCACTGATCCAGATCGGAACCAACTTCGCCAACGATTACTACGACGCGAAAAAGGGTGCCGATACGGACGACCGGGACGGATTTACCCGGGTTACCCAGTCGGGCCTCATCGATGCCTCGCAGGTCAAACTGGCAACTATCGTCACCTTCGCCCTGGCCATCCTGTCGGGAACGTACCTCGTGTACATCGGCGGGCTTCCGATCCTCGTCATCGGTCTCGTGAGCGTGGCGTGTGGCTGGGCGTACACCGGCGGACCCTACCCACTCGGCTACCACGGCCTCGGCGACCTGTTCGTGTTCGTCTTCTTCGGGGTCGTCGCCGTCGTCGGCACGTTCTACGTGCAAGCTGTCGCCCACCTCGAGCCACTGACGCTGACCATCCCTGCCGGAACGCTCCCCCGTGAGGCGTTCATCGCCAGCCTCCCCGTTTCCGGCCTCTCGACGGCGATTCTCGTCGTCAACAACATTCGTGACCGGGAAACCGACGCGGCAACGGGGAAACGGACGCTCGCCGTCAGACTCGGCTATCGCTGGAGCCGTCTCGAGTACGTCGCCCTGCTCGCCCTCGCGTACCTCACCCCACTGTGGTTCTGGCTGGGAGAAGGGTTCAACCCGACGGTGCTGTTGCCGCTGGTGACGCTCCCGTACGCCGCGCTGGTGGCACGGACGGTCTGTACCAGAACCGACGGAGCGGCGTTGAACCCCGCCCTCGAGCAGACCGGGAAGCTGTTAGCCGGCTACTCGCTCCTGTTCGCCATCGGCGTGGTGATCTAA
- the menC gene encoding o-succinylbenzoate synthase codes for MDFRPFELDLEEPFTTAQGTITSRDGFLIRVEHEGVIGVGEATPLPGWTESYEDCREALEAAESAASEGSGAALEAVEETAAARHGVSLAIADLYATRAARPLYQYLGDASRVARVPVNATVGDADPDSTAQAVRRAVDRGFRSCKLKVGSRSFDDDLERVQRARSAAGEEVELRVDANGAWTFDEAVRAIDELAEHDVSIVEQPLPGGALEGHAELRGRGVRIALDEGILEHGVDAICSAEAADVLVLKPMALGGLDVAREIVAWISELGIEPLVTTTIDGVVARTAAVHLAAAIPDVRPCGLATGDLLADDLGRDPVFIEKGAAVVPQAKGLGIDDIWGATE; via the coding sequence ATGGATTTTCGCCCCTTCGAACTCGACCTCGAGGAGCCGTTCACGACGGCACAGGGGACGATCACCAGCCGCGACGGGTTCCTGATCCGCGTCGAACACGAAGGCGTGATCGGCGTCGGGGAGGCGACGCCGCTTCCCGGCTGGACGGAATCGTACGAGGATTGTCGGGAAGCGCTCGAGGCGGCCGAATCGGCTGCCTCGGAGGGATCCGGCGCGGCACTCGAGGCGGTGGAGGAGACCGCGGCGGCGAGACACGGCGTCTCCCTCGCCATCGCCGATCTGTACGCGACGCGGGCCGCTCGGCCGCTGTATCAGTACCTCGGCGACGCCAGCCGAGTCGCCAGAGTACCGGTGAACGCGACGGTCGGCGACGCCGATCCCGACTCGACGGCCCAGGCGGTTCGACGGGCCGTCGATCGCGGGTTTCGAAGCTGCAAACTCAAAGTCGGCAGCCGCTCTTTCGACGACGATCTCGAGCGCGTTCAGCGGGCTCGATCGGCGGCTGGTGAGGAGGTCGAACTCCGCGTCGACGCCAACGGCGCCTGGACGTTCGACGAGGCAGTTCGGGCTATCGACGAACTCGCCGAACACGACGTGTCGATCGTCGAGCAACCGTTGCCCGGTGGAGCGCTCGAGGGACACGCCGAACTTCGCGGGCGGGGCGTCCGAATTGCACTCGACGAGGGAATACTCGAGCACGGCGTCGACGCGATCTGTAGCGCCGAGGCAGCCGACGTACTCGTGTTGAAGCCGATGGCGCTGGGCGGACTCGACGTCGCCCGCGAGATCGTCGCCTGGATCAGCGAACTCGGGATCGAACCGCTGGTGACGACGACGATCGATGGCGTGGTGGCCCGGACGGCCGCCGTCCACCTGGCTGCGGCGATTCCAGACGTGCGTCCCTGCGGCCTCGCGACGGGTGACCTTCTCGCGGACGACCTCGGCCGTGACCCCGTCTTCATCGAGAAGGGGGCCGCCGTCGTTCCGCAGGCGAAGGGGCTGGGTATCGACGACATCTGGGGGGCGACCGAATGA